The following coding sequences lie in one Cryptococcus neoformans var. neoformans B-3501A chromosome 14, whole genome shotgun sequence genomic window:
- a CDS encoding hypothetical protein (Match to EST gb|CF194255.1|CF194255), with amino-acid sequence MFNCRVEFVLDIDSPHYDFYFLELNSRACNHRRHSPGLDLVALMIRQGLSPNHSLPPSDLRQEDYIHFGRTIY; translated from the exons ATGTTTAACT GTAGAGTGGAGTTCGTACTCGACATCGACTCTCCTCACTATGATTTCTACTTCTTGGAACTCAAC AGTCGAGCATGCAATCACCGACGTCACTCACCTGGTCTCGATCTCGTCGCACTCATGATCCGCCAAGGCCTCTCTCCCAACCACTCCTTGCCACCTTCCGACCTTCGACAAGAAGATTACATACATTTTGGAAGGACAATCTATTGA
- a CDS encoding hypothetical protein (Match to ESTs gb|CF193618.1|CF193618, gb|CF193617.1|CF193617, gb|CF187909.1|CF187909), whose translation MPATNGLAPPLTAAEYQIVKSYGDWTCFMQAYGLKPWDEDDIQEAHAIVQTMAREDERQQEGR comes from the exons ATGCCTGCTACCAATGGTCTTG CCCCCCCGCTCACGGCCGCCGAATATCAAATCGTCAAGTCTTATGGCGACTGGACCTGCTTTATGCAGGCTTATGGTCTGAAGCCCTGggacgaggatgatatCCAGGAAGCACATGCGATCGTTCAGACGATGGCTagggaggatgagaggCAGCAGGAGGGGCGTTAA
- a CDS encoding hypothetical protein (HMMPfam hit to C2, C2 domain, score: 47.4, E(): 3.9e-11): MGQRPNSNTSVASGTSAESEAVVKDELDRLGYRYSLRVAVLHHHLLNAALAPSKRLSSSSSMTHRSYLPGTSAPPLPSPPATGISPNGSHITTSVYSTPPHTPEPPSPGTPPLILRRKSSVWTLGKHKDNGDAVKLPKDFVLEFWGILSAEEGDMGWKSAVKNFTGIIKKGSKTPSGLNLREIPTLLEVFSSYIPPAGTGCAAKHVHQSHFLQLLYNVLPRSSYFSPMTRTQTEKEKELLARLRTEVQSYMLAPSPLPNADIASSGLVTPEKKSPVGIGRPRTQDSVRRKPSPVWDGDVNEMVKTVAQVWGVRGETLDKDVLEIMSGTMSIEQFYMADLKRAMTILSAQPPPLTNSQKNRQTYLSKALANILKDFPDLATPVPASEYNSPMSPRGDPSNTFFTPPRTVEVFGRLAARAAEAGHGSKTRDLLERCREVWGISSKREKEKEIEEIIARWEESIGTREELSLAKIIADGIGLIAIGLRPGDPLPAVLSQILKRLLDMASKSLGTIFPTTSSVPPAPPPSLLLIFNSSPELFASQPEATKVLDKFSDEIKGSAIAEYVAAVNNYLGGVGMRDDQVVKVGNSDKDPVVEGLEKVAMWMEREVSNVKKIWGRGLQTILDPASIIINRQLPLFLAEIHILQKPRGSASDIFTLYETIGKLLDLWDDLCFEQDHGFDLDAFFEPHVRAWLKDTEANRVGQWVERSVGMDSNRHSQSVIDLFEFVRGSAQVILHELPLGEYKRAVYLIDYSRTVSYAVNQYASIVLSLFRHDINPVKAPTPASELQGKLGGKAGSWFAKGQQAVKNLERKKIEGFLIPPAACVKLTDMGAAKTCLEDMAFAMEAENTARIIKARHLSGAQPDKSVRHLFTVMILRGEGLLGKGLVKAADGFVVVLDKQSGERCIKTKTVLGTEDPKWDQSFEVSVGAVKILELQVYDRQLVGKHDLIGTSTFKLDPRLFADYSTRDIVLPLNPRGTVHIRISMEGGEKHDVQYHLDAASRTCDRVAKDMVREIVDKMGEFIKAQLSVATLQTLTKPLKDKKRTKNALTEQEIEYSLGPLFEYLNENFSIFYVTLTFNTRIRVMLAIWHRIIEVTISLLVPPLSDKPYLASPLPPQEVDIIFRWLQLLKSFFNAAEDGTELGVPLAQLQSGPYKDIIMLGQYMDLPTPKLKERCSAAVRAAGAGRSNGLSSGMKGSSFEGDDNERMAEVLLRIARTRPDTAEFLTHEITLLTKTRVEKQAGVL, encoded by the exons ATGGGTCAGAGGCCTAACAGCAATACTTCTGTGGCTTCGGGCACGTCTGCTGAATCAGAAGCTGTAGTCAAAGATGAACTCGATAGGCTGGGGTATCGGTACTCTCTGCGAGTCGC CGTGCTCCACCATCACTTACTAAATGCTGCTTTAGCACCCAGCAAAAgactctcatcttcatcttcgatGACCCACCGCTCTTACCTTCCTGGTACATCCGCTCCGCCTTTGCCCTCACCTCCAGCTACCGGTATTTCTCCCAACGGTTCGCACATCACCACCTCTGTGTACAGCACCCCCCCTCATACACCCGAACCGCCTTCGCCCGGTACCCCACCTCTAATTCTCCGACGTAAATCATCTGTTTGGACGCTGGGAAAGCACAAGGACAATGGAGATGCTGTCAAACTTCCCAAAGATTTCGTGCTTGAGTTCTGGGGTATTTTAAGtgcggaagaaggggatatGGGGTGGAAGAGTGCAGTAAAGAATTTTACTGGCATTATTAAGAAAGGAAGCAAGACACCGAGTGGCTTGAACTTGCGCGAAATTCCGACTTTGCTTGAAG TGTTCTCTTCTTACATTCCTCCTGCTGGCACTGGGTGCGCTGCAAAACACGTTCACCAatctcatttccttcaacTTCTTTACAATGTTCTTCCCCGCTCGTCCTACTTCTCGCCCATGACGAGAACACAAActgagaaagaaaaagaactCCTCGCGCGACTCCGCACAGAAGTTCAGTCATACATGCTCGCTCCATCACCCCTACCCAACGCTGATATCGCTTCGAGCGGACTTGTCACTCCTGAGAAAAAAAGCCCCGTCGGAATCGGTCGTCCTAGAACACAAGACTCTGTGCGACGAAAGCCGAGCCCGGTGTGGGATGGAGATGTGAATGAAATGGTGAAAACAGTGGCTCAAGTGTGGGGTGTGAGGGGAGAGACGCTGGACAAGGATGTTTTGGAGATTATGTCCGGTACGATGTCTATTGAGCAG TTTTACATGGCTGATTTGAAACGAGCAATGACGATTCTCTCGGCccaacctcctcccttGACAAATTCCCAAAAGAACCGCCAAACATACCTCTCAAAAGCGCTTGCTaacatcctcaaagacTTCCCTGATCTGGCAACCCCGGTCCCCGCGTCAGAGTACAACTCACCTATGAGTCCTCGAGGTGACCCTTCAAACACATTCTTCACACCTCCTCGAACAGTGGAAGTTTTCGGCAGATTGGCCGCACGCGCTGCGGAAGCTGGACATGGAAGCAAGACCCGAGATTTACTGGAGAGGTGTAGAGAGGTATGGGGAATCAGTAGTaagcgagagaaggagaaagagattgaggagaTCATAGCAAGATGGGAGGAAAGCATCGGCACAAGAGAAGAGCTTTCCCTTGCAAAGATTATTGCAGATGGCATTGGTCTTATCGCAATTGGTCTTAGACCTGGAGACCCCCTACCAGCGGTCCTTTCCCAAATTCTAAAACGGTTACTTGATATGGCATCAAAGTCGTTAGgcaccatcttccccacAACCTCTTCAGTTCCCCCGgcacctccaccatccctccttctcataTTCAACTCTTCCCCGGAACTTTTTGCTTCCCAGCCAGAAGCAACCAAGGTTTTGGACAAATTTTCGGATGAGATAAAGGGATCTGCCATTGCGGAGTACGTCGCTGCAGTGAATAATTACCTTGGAGGGGTTGGGATGCGTGATGATCAGGTCGTGAAGGTTGGGAATAGTGACAAGGATCCGGTTGTAGAGGGACTGGAGAAAGTGGCGATgtggatggagagagaggtCTCGAACGTGAAAAAAAtctggggaagaggattgcAAAC CATTCTTGACCCGGCAAGCATTATTATCAATCGtcagcttcctcttttcttggcCGAGATCCACATCCTGCAAAAACCACGAGGCTCTGCTTCTGATATCTTCACTTTGTATGAAACCATTGGCAAGCTTCTCGATTTGTGGGATGATCTCTGTTTTGAACAGGACCACGGGTTTGATCTTGATGCTTTCTTTGAACCTCATGTTCGAGCTTGGCTGAAGGATACAGAGGCTAACAGGGTGGGACAGTGGGTGGAAAGGAGTGTTGGGATGGATAGC aacaGACACAGTCAATCAGTCATTGATCTCTTTGAATTTGTCCGTGGTTCGGCTCAAGTCATCTTACACGAACTCCCTTTGGGCGAATACAAACGTGCGGTCTATCTCATTGATTATTCTCGC ACCGTCTCGTATGCTGTCAACCAGTACGCTTCTATCGTTCTGAGTTTGTTCAGGCATGATATAAACCCCGTCAAGGCCCCTACGCCAGCTTCCGAATTGCAAGGCAAATTGGGAGGGAAGGCGGGATCTTGGTTCGCTAAAGGTCAGCAAGCGGTGAAGAACCTcgagagaaaaaagattGAAGGTTTCCTAATCCCTCCTGCT GCTTGTGTTAAGCTCACCGACATGGGCGCCGCCAAAACATGCCTCGAAGATATGGCATTTGCGATGGAAGCTGAGAACACTGCACGTATCATCAAGGCTCGTCATCTGAGTGGTGCTCAACCTGATAAATCAGTCAGACATTTGTTCACAGTCATGATCTTAAGAGGCGAGGGCTTGCTTGGCAAGGGTCTCGTGAAAGCGGCGGACGGGTTTGTCGTTGTCTTGGATAAGCAATCGGGGGAGAGATGTATCAAAACAAAAACGGTCTTGGGGACAGAGGATCCTAAATG GGACCAATCATTTGAGGTTTCTGTTGGCGCTGTCAAGATTCTCGAACTTCAGGTTTATGATCGTCAGCTCGTAGGCAAGCATGATCTCATAGGTACATCGACATTCAAGCTCGACCCTCGTCTCTTCGCAGATTACTCCACCCGCGACATTGTGCTCCCGCTAAACCCTCGCGGCACCGTTCATATCCGCATCAGCatggaaggaggagagaagcatGATGTACAGTATCACCTCGATGCCGCCAGTAGAACATGCGATAGAGTCGCAAAAGATATGGTTAGGGAAATCGTGGATAAAATGGGGGAATTCATCAAGGCGCAACTTTCAGTGGCTACGTTACAGACTCTCACGAAGCCTCTGAAGGataagaagaggacgaagaatgCGTTGACAGAACAGGAAATTGAGTATAGTTTGGGGCCATTGTTTGAATACCTCAATGAAAAT ttctccatcttctatGTCACCCTCACCTTCAACACCCGTATCCGAGTCATGCTCGCCATTTGGCACCGCATCATTGAAGTaaccatctctctcctggTCCCTCCTCTGTCCGATAAACCATACCTTGcatctccccttcctcctcaagaAGTCGATATCATTTTCAGATGGCTTCAACTCTTGAAATCATTTTTTAACGCAGCCGAAGACGGAACTGAACTGGGTGTGCCGCTTGCGCAACTCCAATCTGGGCCGTACAAAGATATTATTATGCTTGGGCAGTATATGGATTTGCCAACGCCGAagttgaaagagaggtGTAGTGCGGCGGTCAGGGCTGCAGGTGCAGGAAGATCGAATGGGCTGTCGAGCGGAATGAAGGGATCGAGCTTCGAAGGAGATGATAATGAGAGGATGGCGGAGGTACTACTGAGAATTGCAAGGACAAG ACCTGATACGGCTGAGTTTCTGACTCATGAGATTACTCTGTTGACGAAAACGAGGGTTGAGAAGCAAGCCGGGGTTCTTTGA
- a CDS encoding hypothetical protein (Match to ESTs gb|CF185260.1|CF185260, gb|CF192006.1|CF192006; HMMPfam hit to APG5, Autophagy protein Apg5, score: 19.6, E(): 6.4e-10) encodes MASPNPAQSTTILFRRLTWQSAVTISIRLADGEPGAGNACDRYYIKAPRYSYLPLFIPEIRENLVELALDDAQLEQIDEKNWWFEEEVSEEDKQRFVRQGACRWHWPIDLVDIHSFISRPQPLPSSIELSSTPRVISLLLHLSNPPQDRLLMPNSIEVCKSQWLNQVKEADFVRWRNTNRVTNLRRVDLEAGWDGIVNNDFDLYAQMVNKIVPLPLLTSSNPTQPSRPSSADPSGPPRAPDSSYATRAIPFKIYLPDNAPVIQEIVPPISESGKPTTLLAVLQVHLPLLFPISSENPYELAFPIAQGILIPQEAEVAWIASCLCGVDGWVRVGVCLSAA; translated from the exons ATGGCCTCTCCAAATCCCGCCCAGTCGACAACCATCCTCTTTCGTCGGCTTACCTGGCAGTCCGCTGTTACCATATCTATTCGGCTCGCAGATGGTGAGCCAGGTGCAGGCAATGCGTGTGACAGGTATTAT ATCAAAGCACCCAGATACTCTTACCTACCACTTTTCATCCCCGAAATACGAGAAAACCTAGTCGAACTCGCCCTGGATGATGCACAACTAGAGCAAATAGACGAGAAGAACTGGTggtttgaagaggaagtatcagaagaagacaagCAACGGTTTGTGCGACAGGGTGCTTGCAGGTG GCACTGGCCCATAGACCTCGTTGATATCCATTCGTTCATCTCGCgtcctcaacctctcccTTCATCGATCGAACTGTCATCGACTCCTCGCGTGATCagtctccttctccacctctcaAATCCTCCGCAAGACCGTTTGTTAATGCCAAACTCAATAGAAGTGTGCAAATCCCAATGGCTGAATCAAGTGAAGGAGGCAGATTTTGTGAGGTGGCGGAATACCAATCGAGTGACAAATTTGAGAAGGGTTGATCTGGAAGCaggatgggatgggatCGTCAATA ACGACTTTGACTTGTACGCTCAAATGGTGAACAAAATCGTGCCCCTTCCCCTGCTGACTTCTTCCAACCCAACGCAACCATCGAGACCATCATCTGCCGACCCTTCGGGTCCCCCACGAGCTCCCGATTCGTCCTACGCCACAAGAGCAATCCCATTCAAGATCTATCTGCCTGATAATGCCCCTGTTATCCAAGAGATCGTCCCGCCAATTTCTGAATCTG GTAAACCCACAACCCTCCTTGCAGTATTACAGGTCCATCTCCCacttcttttccccattTCGTCTGAAAACCCTTACGAGCTCGCCTTCCCCATCGCTCAGGGAATATTAATACCACaagaggcagaggtggCTTGGATTGCGAGCTGTCTGTGTGGAGTTGATGGCTGGGTCAGAGTCGGGGTGTGTCTAAGTGCTGCTTGA
- a CDS encoding hypothetical protein (Similar to gi|26339464|dbj|BAC33403.1| unnamed protein product [Mus musculus], FASTA scores: opt: 324, E(): 3.8e-15, (41.270% identity (73.810% similar) in 126 aa overlap (9-133:4-122))), with the protein MRSNIEANLPPTNEGYGTHEYWEERYAKESDGRTFDWFLSPSYLVPFFEELTADIDAGKDARILMLGCGNSALGEVLYDAGWKNIVNIDYSKIVIEQMQERHVEKRPEMIWLEMDVMDLKFGENEFDLVIDKGWFIPLPSLKSS; encoded by the exons ATGCGCTCAAACATCGAGGCAAACCTCCCACCAACAAATGAAGGGTATGGAACCCACGAGTACTG GGAGGAACGCTACGCGAA AGAATCCGATGGCCGCACATTTGACTGGTTTCTCTCGCCGTCTTATCTCGTCCCCTTTTTTGAAGAACTTACGGCCGACATCGATGCCGGCAAAGATGCGAGAATATTAATGCTTGGATGTGGCAATTCGGCACTCGGCGAAGTACTATACGATGCTGGATGGAAGAACATTGTCAATATTGAT TATTCCAAAATTGTCATTGAACAGATGCAAGAACGACACGTCGAGAAACGACCAGAAATGATCTGGCTCGAGATGGATGTAATGGATCTTAAATTTGGAGAAAATGAATTTGACTTAGTTATCGATAAAGGCTGGTTCATTCCCTTGCCAAGTTTGAAGTCCAGCTGA